Proteins encoded together in one Lathyrus oleraceus cultivar Zhongwan6 chromosome 5, CAAS_Psat_ZW6_1.0, whole genome shotgun sequence window:
- the LOC127080043 gene encoding uncharacterized protein LOC127080043, whose protein sequence is MTWVTLIKFKHEVFVEFQKFKVKAEKQSGQKLKVLRTNGGGSGSVEITKFKKVLMNEFKMSDLRNKVYFLGMAIMYSDMGIILHQLKYELKLLKRFELINYKSAITPTKTNHKLDFDVEGDDVDAITFKQLVDSLRYLCNTISDNCYAIEMMSMLMNKPKWSHYQVVVMILRYIKGTMRLWSFVPF, encoded by the exons atgacatgggtaacACTCATCAAGTTTAAGCATGAGGTGTTTGTTGAGTTTCAGAAGTTCAAGGTGAAGGCTGAAAAACAGAGTGGTCAGAAGCTGAAAGTTCTCAGAACTAATGGTGGAG GGAGTGGTTCAGTTGAGATAACCAAGTTCAAAAAGGTGTTGATGAATGAGTTTAAGATGTCTGATTTAAGAAATAAGGTTTATTTTTTAGGGATGGCGATTATGTACTCTGATATGGGTATAATTTTGCATCAGCTGAAGTATGAACTTAAGCTTTTGAAGAGATTTGAACTGATTAATTACAAGTCTGCAATCACACCTACTAAAACAAATCACAAACTGGATTTTGATGTTGagggtgatgatgtagatgctatAACTTTTAAACAGTTGGTAGACTCATTGAGATATCTTTGTAACACCATATCTGATAACTGCTATGCAATTGAAATGATGAGTATGCTTATGAACAAACCAAAGTGGTCACATTATCAAGTTGTTGTCATGATACTTAGGTATATTAAGGGGACTATGAGGctatggagttttgttcccttctAG